Genomic window (Candidatus Desulfatibia profunda):
ACCCATGATTGAATCGATATTTCAAGATACCCGGGAAAGTATGGAGAAATCGATCGACTCTTTGAAAAATGATCTAACCAAAATCAGAACGGGTCGGGCTTCGTTGAGTATTTTAGACAACATCCGGGTGGATTATTACGGGACAACCACACCGTTGAAACAGATGGCGTCTTTGTCTGTTCCCGAGAGCCGCCTGATTACGATCCAACCTTGGGATGTTTCCATTATCAGGGAGATAGAAAAGGCCATTTTGAAATCGGATCTGGGTTTAACACCTTCAAATGACGGCAAACTTATTCGGATTGCCATTCCGCCGTTAACAGAGGAGAGAAGGAAACAGCTCGTCAAGGTCGTTCTGAAAAAGAGCGAGGAACACAAGATCGCAGTGCGCAATATCCGGCGTGAATCGAATGAAATGCTGAAAGTTTTGAAAAAGGACGGTGATATTGCGGAAGATGATGCTTTCAAGGCCCAGGACCAGATCCAGAAGATAACCGATGAGCACATCCGGCTTATCGATGAAGTCTGTAAAGAAAAAGAGAAAGAAATTCTTGAATTCTAATCTGTCTTCCCTCAATCACATGGATCTTGATTCTGCCAAGCTTCCCGTTCATGTCGCCATTATTATGGACGGTAACGGCCGTTGGGCCCGGAAGCGTTTCTTGAACCGGATTAAGGGTCATGAAAAGGGAGCGGAAACCGTTCGAAATATTGTACGGGCCTGCCGAGAAATCGGAATACGGCACCTGACCCTCTATGCCTTTTCCACCGAAAACTGGGAGCGGCCGAAATCCGAGATTGCCGCCCTGATGACCCTTCTGAAACAATTCCTCAAGTCGGAACAAAAAGAGTTGATGGACAGCCATATTCGCCTCAATGCCATCGGACAACTCGAGCGGCTGCCCCAAGATGTTCAGCGCACCCTGGATGATATCATGGGGCTGACAAAAGAAAATCATAAGATGTGCCTGAACCTGGCATTAAGTTACGGCGGCCGGGCTGAAATTGTCAAAATGGTTAAGGATATTGCCATC
Coding sequences:
- the frr gene encoding ribosome recycling factor codes for the protein MIESIFQDTRESMEKSIDSLKNDLTKIRTGRASLSILDNIRVDYYGTTTPLKQMASLSVPESRLITIQPWDVSIIREIEKAILKSDLGLTPSNDGKLIRIAIPPLTEERRKQLVKVVLKKSEEHKIAVRNIRRESNEMLKVLKKDGDIAEDDAFKAQDQIQKITDEHIRLIDEVCKEKEKEILEF
- a CDS encoding isoprenyl transferase yields the protein MDLDSAKLPVHVAIIMDGNGRWARKRFLNRIKGHEKGAETVRNIVRACREIGIRHLTLYAFSTENWERPKSEIAALMTLLKQFLKSEQKELMDSHIRLNAIGQLERLPQDVQRTLDDIMGLTKENHKMCLNLALSYGGRAEIVKMVKDIAIKAKDGAIDPDSITAELIAEHLYTREIPDPDLLIRTSGEMRISNFLLWQIAYTEIYVTDTLWPDFGKDEFIRILQDYQHRERRYGKI